The following is a genomic window from Gloeocapsa sp. PCC 73106.
TTCTTGCGTTTCAGTACCCTATTGAAATTCCCGGTGTCAGTAATTTAGATTTTTTACGCGTCGCTTATAACGCTAAACTCAAACATCAGGGTAAAGAAGAGATAGATACTTTTGATTTTGAAGATTTAATCACCACCAAGCTAGACGTAGTCAAGATGAATGCTAGTTTTTTAGATCGTAGCGTCAACGAAGGTTTCTCCGGAGGTGAGAAAAAACGCAACGAAATCTTGCAGATGGCTTTATTAGAACCTGTGCTGTCTATCTTAGATGAAACCGATTCGGGTTTAGATATTGACGCACTCAGAATCGTCGCTAATGGGGTTAACCAGCTAGCTACTCCCAATAACGCCTTTATTTTAATTACTCACTATCAGCGTTTACTCAACTATATTCAGCCGGATTTTGTCCATGTGATGCACAATGGCAAGATTATCACCAGTGGTGGTAAAGAATTAGCCTTAGAATTGGAAAGCCGTGGCTACGATTTCTTAGAAGAGGTGGCTATATGACTGCATTACTAGAAACCACGACCGATAGCTATCTTCAAGCTTTACTAAGTCAGATTACCCCATCTGGCGCCATAACAGAAATAACCGAGTTAAGTAATCAAGCCCTGACAGCATTAGCTAATCAAAGCTTACCTCAAAAAAGTGACGAAGATTGGCGCTTTACAGATTTATCTGAGTTAAAAAAACTATCCTTGCGTTTAGCAAGTCCGGTCGAAGTAACTAAACAGGCTTTAGAGCAGTTTACTTTACCAGAAGCGCAACATAGTAGAATAGTTTTTGTCAATGGCGTTTATGTCTCTGAACTTTCTGATACCTCTGGATTACCTCCGGGTATTTATCTAGGTAATTTAGCAGGGTTAGAAGAAGCAAAAAAACCAGAACTAATTGAGTATCTAAGCCGAGATTACCAAGATGTGTTCAGCTTGCTTAATACTGGAGGGTTAAAAGATATCGCGATCGCCTGGGTAGAACCCGACGTAGTAGTAACCACACCAATTCACTTACTTTATCTCACCGTACCTGAAAGCGATCCTATCTTAGTTCAACCTCGTACCCTAGTTGTAGCACAAAAAAATTCACAACTAGAAATAGTAGAATACTACGGTGCAATTACTCAAGACTGTTCCGATCAACCCCATAATCTCCCTTACT
Proteins encoded in this region:
- the sufC gene encoding Fe-S cluster assembly ATPase SufC; this encodes MSQTANQVILSVRNLTASIDGIPILKGVNLEVKAGETHAIMGRNGSGKSTFSKVLAGHPSYEVTGGEVIYQGKNLLELEPEERALAGVFLAFQYPIEIPGVSNLDFLRVAYNAKLKHQGKEEIDTFDFEDLITTKLDVVKMNASFLDRSVNEGFSGGEKKRNEILQMALLEPVLSILDETDSGLDIDALRIVANGVNQLATPNNAFILITHYQRLLNYIQPDFVHVMHNGKIITSGGKELALELESRGYDFLEEVAI